From Rhizobium sp. NZLR1, a single genomic window includes:
- the flhB gene encoding flagellar biosynthesis protein FlhB, translating into MADDDKDSKTEAPTAKKQTDAAEKGNVPFSRELSIFATILATYIYLVFFLPDSVGRMTETLRDIFEQPDQWKIETGPDVLSLFVKLGWACAALLAPAFILFMVFGIASSVFQNLPTPVLERIRPQASRISPAKGWERLFSLPGLVEFGKSLFKVVVVGVILFFVLRSEYFSSIDAMFSDPQTILVRISTAMRKIIIVVLIATAIVAIVDVFWTRHHWFTELKMTRHEIKEENKQAQGDPFVKGRQRSLMRDRARRRMIANVDRATLVIANPTHYAVALRYAREENDAPVVLAKGQDLIALKIREIAEKNGIPVFEDPPLARSMFAQVSIDSVIPSVFYKAVAELIHRVYAADAKNKRVR; encoded by the coding sequence TTGGCAGACGATGACAAGGACAGCAAAACAGAAGCCCCGACCGCGAAAAAGCAAACCGACGCGGCTGAGAAAGGCAACGTGCCGTTTTCGCGCGAGCTGTCGATCTTTGCGACCATCCTTGCCACCTATATCTATCTGGTGTTCTTCCTCCCCGACAGCGTCGGCCGCATGACTGAAACCCTGCGCGACATCTTTGAGCAACCCGACCAGTGGAAGATCGAGACGGGTCCCGACGTCCTTTCGCTGTTCGTCAAGCTCGGCTGGGCATGTGCGGCGCTGCTGGCGCCGGCCTTCATCCTGTTCATGGTGTTCGGCATCGCCTCCTCCGTCTTCCAGAACCTGCCGACGCCGGTGCTCGAACGCATCCGGCCGCAGGCCTCGCGCATCTCTCCCGCCAAAGGCTGGGAACGGCTCTTCAGCCTGCCGGGCCTCGTCGAGTTCGGAAAATCGCTGTTCAAGGTCGTCGTCGTCGGGGTGATCCTGTTTTTTGTGCTCAGAAGCGAATATTTTAGCTCGATCGACGCGATGTTCTCCGATCCGCAGACGATCCTGGTGCGGATCTCGACGGCGATGCGCAAGATCATCATCGTCGTGCTGATCGCCACCGCGATCGTGGCGATCGTCGATGTCTTTTGGACGCGCCATCACTGGTTCACCGAGCTGAAGATGACGCGGCACGAAATCAAGGAAGAAAACAAGCAGGCACAGGGAGACCCCTTCGTCAAGGGGCGGCAGCGCTCGCTGATGCGCGACCGCGCGCGCCGGCGTATGATCGCCAATGTGGACCGGGCGACGCTCGTCATCGCCAACCCGACGCACTATGCGGTGGCGCTACGCTATGCCCGCGAAGAAAACGACGCGCCGGTGGTGCTGGCCAAGGGCCAGGACCTTATTGCGCTCAAAATCAGGGAGATTGCCGAAAAAAACGGCATCCCGGTGTTCGAGGATCCGCCACTTGCGCGCTCCATGTTTGCGCAAGTCTCGATCGATAGTGTCATACCGTCAGTCTTCTATAAGGCCGTTGCGGAGCTCATCCACCGGGTCTACGCCGCAGATGCCAAGAACAAACGGGTAAGATAA
- the fliG gene encoding flagellar motor switch protein FliG, with amino-acid sequence MMDFDDFGGALAGKPLTQAEKAAAVLLAMGKGVAGRLLKYFTQAELQTIISSAQSLRAIPPDELLMLVGEFEDLFTEGAGLMDNAKAIEAILEEGLTPDEVDSLLGRRTAFQAYETSIWDRLSEAEPTFVAQFLLREHPQTVAYILSMMPSNFGAKVLLQLPDNRRADIMNRTVNMKAVSPKAAQIIENQVMTLLAEVEAERNAAGSTKVADLMNELDKPQVDTLLTSLESISRESVNKVRPKIFLFEDLMYMPQRSRVMLLNDISTDVLTVALRGSPPEIRESVLSAISPRQRRMIESDLQSGMGGVNPREIAIARRAVAQEAIRLANSGQIELKEKEGDASAAA; translated from the coding sequence ATGATGGACTTTGACGATTTCGGCGGCGCGCTAGCCGGGAAACCGTTGACCCAGGCTGAAAAGGCGGCGGCTGTTCTTCTCGCTATGGGAAAGGGAGTCGCCGGCCGGCTGTTGAAATATTTCACCCAGGCCGAACTGCAGACCATTATCTCATCCGCTCAGTCGCTGCGCGCCATCCCGCCGGACGAACTCTTGATGCTCGTCGGCGAATTCGAAGACCTCTTCACCGAGGGCGCCGGACTGATGGACAATGCCAAGGCGATCGAGGCCATTCTGGAAGAAGGCCTGACGCCCGACGAGGTCGACAGCCTGCTCGGCCGCCGCACGGCATTCCAGGCCTACGAAACCTCGATCTGGGATCGTCTCAGCGAGGCCGAGCCGACCTTCGTGGCACAGTTCCTGCTGCGCGAACATCCGCAGACCGTCGCCTATATTCTTTCGATGATGCCTTCCAACTTCGGCGCCAAGGTGCTGCTGCAGCTCCCAGACAACCGCCGTGCTGACATCATGAACCGAACGGTCAACATGAAGGCCGTCAGCCCGAAGGCTGCGCAGATCATCGAGAACCAGGTCATGACGCTGCTTGCCGAGGTAGAGGCAGAGCGCAATGCCGCCGGCTCGACGAAGGTCGCCGATCTCATGAACGAACTCGACAAGCCGCAGGTCGACACGCTGCTCACCTCGCTGGAATCGATCAGCCGCGAATCCGTCAACAAGGTCCGTCCGAAAATCTTCCTGTTCGAGGACCTCATGTACATGCCGCAGCGCAGCCGCGTCATGCTGCTCAACGACATCTCGACGGATGTGCTCACCGTCGCGTTGCGCGGTTCGCCGCCAGAGATCCGCGAATCGGTTCTCTCCGCCATCAGCCCTCGCCAGCGCCGCATGATCGAATCGGATCTGCAGAGCGGCATGGGCGGCGTCAATCCGCGCGAGATTGCCATTGCCCGGCGCGCCGTGGCGCAGGAAGCGATTCGCCTGGCCAACTCAGGCCAGATCGAGCTCAAGGAGAAGGAAGGCGACGCTTCGGCAGCCGCCTAA
- the fliN gene encoding flagellar motor switch protein FliN gives MATKKTQQNSDLSLDLPGSEADLDQAIDDLRGVLKQDADGDLPQFGDDLQNDAFAAGTDLAAFGGEMSDTPFGGDDFGGDFGAGNASPAAGMDFGDSPSFDASPAPLGSALNSNFDLIMDIPIDVQIMLGTSRMQVSGLMNLNEGATIALDKKIGEPVEIMVNGRRIARGEITVLDNDDTRFGVKLIEVLSTKKA, from the coding sequence ATGGCTACGAAGAAAACACAGCAGAACAGCGACCTCTCCCTGGATCTTCCGGGCAGCGAAGCGGATCTCGACCAAGCGATCGACGATCTGCGCGGCGTGCTGAAGCAGGATGCCGATGGCGACCTGCCGCAGTTTGGCGACGACCTGCAGAACGACGCCTTCGCAGCAGGAACCGATCTGGCGGCCTTCGGCGGCGAGATGTCGGACACCCCGTTTGGCGGCGACGATTTCGGCGGCGATTTCGGCGCCGGCAATGCCAGCCCGGCCGCCGGCATGGATTTCGGCGACAGCCCCTCTTTCGACGCATCGCCGGCTCCGCTCGGCAGCGCGCTGAATTCGAACTTCGACCTGATCATGGACATCCCGATCGACGTCCAGATCATGCTCGGCACCAGCCGCATGCAGGTCTCCGGCCTGATGAACCTCAATGAAGGGGCGACGATCGCCCTCGACAAGAAGATCGGCGAACCGGTCGAGATCATGGTGAATGGCCGCAGGATTGCGCGCGGCGAGATTACGGTGCTTGATAATGACGACACGCGATTCGGTGTGAAACTGATAGAAGTTTTGAGTACGAAAAAAGCCTGA
- a CDS encoding FliM/FliN family flagellar motor switch protein, whose protein sequence is MTMSNASHDKPAMDPALLAKLTGGLGDRGRVAKICSSFGEVYSEFFPDVIKSETGLDVTVNYLGCEIGYKNHLIDDLNANVTLVDVTLRNWSQNITLACGNGFVITLMEHLLGATADTIEEPADRLLSVIEIDLAVMVFDKIAKVLRSAVNAPGGFEPSLSAPHALEMRARPPEDRPDEFAAAINMSITLAGIVSEFSLMVPQTALLKTKVTPPKPKRQATGKSAEWTEQLGDQVRRSHVTLEAKIRLQDLTLRTISKLMVGDVIPFRDSGDVRVEVSANSKELYVCEFGRSGENYMVRVRDTMNSDDELIRHLMN, encoded by the coding sequence ATGACTATGAGCAATGCTTCGCATGACAAACCGGCAATGGATCCTGCCCTTCTCGCCAAGCTGACAGGCGGGCTTGGCGATAGAGGCAGGGTCGCCAAGATCTGCAGTTCCTTCGGGGAAGTCTACAGCGAATTCTTTCCCGACGTCATCAAGAGCGAGACCGGCCTCGACGTGACGGTCAACTATCTCGGCTGCGAGATCGGCTATAAGAACCACCTGATCGACGACCTGAACGCGAACGTCACCCTCGTCGACGTGACACTGCGCAACTGGTCGCAGAACATCACGCTTGCCTGCGGCAACGGTTTCGTCATCACGCTGATGGAGCACCTGCTCGGCGCCACCGCCGATACGATCGAGGAGCCGGCCGACCGGCTGCTGTCGGTCATCGAAATCGACCTGGCGGTGATGGTTTTTGACAAGATCGCCAAGGTGCTGCGCTCGGCCGTCAACGCGCCCGGCGGTTTCGAACCGAGCCTTTCGGCCCCGCACGCGCTCGAGATGCGCGCCCGGCCGCCGGAGGACCGCCCGGACGAATTCGCCGCCGCCATCAATATGTCGATCACGCTTGCCGGCATCGTTTCGGAATTTTCGTTGATGGTTCCGCAGACCGCGCTGCTCAAGACCAAGGTGACGCCGCCGAAGCCGAAGCGCCAGGCGACCGGCAAGTCGGCGGAGTGGACCGAACAGCTGGGCGACCAGGTCCGCCGCTCGCATGTCACACTCGAGGCCAAGATCAGGCTGCAGGACCTGACGCTGCGCACGATATCGAAGCTGATGGTCGGCGACGTCATTCCGTTCCGCGACAGCGGTGACGTGCGCGTCGAGGTCAGCGCCAACAGCAAGGAATTGTATGTGTGCGAGTTCGGGCGTTCAGGCGAAAACTACATGGTCCGCGTCCGGGATACGATGAACTCGGATGACGAACTCATCCGTCATTTAATGAATTAA
- the motA gene encoding flagellar motor stator protein MotA, with the protein MNIIIGFIVVCGCIVGSFMAMGGEVNALFQPFEFLIIGGAGLGSFIMANPMKVVKDSGKALGEAFKHAVPKERNYLDTLGVLYSLMRDLRTKSRNEIEAHIDNPVESTIFQQAPTVLKNKELTAFICDYVRLIIIGNARSHEIEALMDEELNTIMHDKMKPYHAIQIMGDSFPAIGIVAAVLGVIKAMAHINDSPEVLGHLIGSALVGTFLGIILSYCVCSPLVSQIKIVRNKQHRLYVIVKQTLLAYMNGSVPQVALEYGRKTISAYERPSIDAVEQEMMNPGGENKAA; encoded by the coding sequence ATGAATATTATTATCGGATTTATTGTTGTCTGCGGCTGCATCGTCGGCAGCTTCATGGCGATGGGCGGCGAAGTGAACGCGCTGTTCCAGCCCTTCGAATTCCTCATCATCGGCGGCGCCGGCCTCGGCAGCTTCATCATGGCGAACCCAATGAAAGTGGTGAAGGATTCCGGCAAAGCGCTCGGCGAAGCCTTCAAGCACGCTGTGCCGAAAGAACGCAATTATCTCGACACGCTCGGCGTGCTCTATTCGCTGATGCGCGACCTGCGCACCAAGTCGCGAAACGAAATCGAAGCCCATATCGACAATCCGGTCGAATCGACGATCTTCCAACAGGCTCCGACAGTTCTGAAGAACAAGGAACTGACGGCGTTCATCTGCGACTACGTGCGTCTGATCATCATCGGCAATGCCCGCAGCCACGAGATCGAGGCGCTGATGGACGAAGAACTCAACACCATCATGCATGACAAGATGAAGCCTTACCACGCGATCCAGATCATGGGCGATTCCTTCCCGGCGATCGGTATCGTCGCCGCGGTTCTCGGCGTCATCAAGGCGATGGCTCACATCAACGATTCACCTGAGGTGCTCGGGCACCTGATCGGCTCGGCGCTCGTCGGCACCTTCCTCGGCATTATCTTGTCCTATTGCGTCTGCTCGCCGCTGGTCTCCCAGATCAAGATCGTGCGCAACAAGCAGCACCGACTCTACGTCATCGTCAAGCAGACGCTGCTTGCTTACATGAACGGCTCGGTGCCGCAGGTCGCTCTCGAATACGGCCGCAAGACGATCTCGGCTTACGAGCGTCCGTCCATCGACGCGGTCGAACAGGAAATGATGAACCCAGGCGGCGAAAACAAGGCGGCTTAA
- the flgF gene encoding flagellar basal-body rod protein FlgF codes for MQSGLYVSLSSQMALEKRLTTIADNMANVNTTGFRATEVKFDEMVANSKNKLNTKVAFVSQGNDYLNEGNGELQHTGNMLDFAVKGDAWFSLDTPAGRVLTRDGRFTLKDTGELVSIRGYPVLDAGGAPIQLNSKGGEPAVGTDGIIYQGDRQVASLGLFEADVSKGYLRYENSGIMTTDQPRAVVDRFNVGVEQGYLENSNVNAMREITQLIEVNRAFESVSSLMRDSEDSFKEAVQTLGGSR; via the coding sequence ATGCAATCCGGTCTTTATGTTTCACTGTCGTCGCAGATGGCGCTCGAAAAGCGCCTGACCACCATCGCAGACAACATGGCGAACGTGAACACGACCGGCTTTCGCGCCACCGAGGTGAAGTTCGACGAGATGGTGGCGAACTCCAAGAACAAGCTCAACACCAAGGTCGCCTTCGTTTCCCAGGGCAACGACTATCTGAACGAGGGAAATGGCGAATTGCAGCACACCGGCAACATGCTCGATTTCGCCGTCAAAGGTGATGCCTGGTTCTCGCTCGATACGCCGGCAGGCCGCGTCCTGACGAGGGACGGCCGCTTCACGCTCAAGGATACCGGCGAACTCGTGTCGATCCGCGGATATCCCGTTCTCGACGCCGGCGGCGCGCCCATCCAGCTCAACTCGAAGGGCGGCGAGCCGGCCGTCGGCACCGACGGCATCATCTACCAGGGCGACCGCCAGGTCGCCTCGCTCGGGCTGTTCGAGGCCGATGTCAGCAAGGGATACCTACGCTACGAAAACAGCGGCATCATGACCACTGACCAGCCGCGCGCCGTCGTCGACCGCTTCAATGTCGGCGTCGAGCAGGGTTATCTCGAAAACTCCAACGTCAACGCCATGCGCGAGATCACCCAGTTGATCGAAGTCAACCGCGCCTTCGAAAGCGTCTCGTCGCTGATGCGCGACAGCGAGGATTCCTTCAAGGAAGCCGTGCAGACGCTCGGGGGTAGCCGCTAA
- the fliI gene encoding flagellar protein export ATPase FliI: MSTTLLSEDGLSPKLAHLADLVDRYASPEFAVAHGGRVQTIAAGHYTVRGLSRHVRLGEFVAHKSATGVHLGEVVRVEPDLIYVCPIEPGEPIGINDTVIRKGAFRISPSDSWCGRTVNSLCEPIDGLGPITEGLDRRSIANTAPPSMTRKRVQTGFKTGVRAIDIFSPLCLGQRLGIFAGSGVGKSTLLSMLARADAFDKVVIALVGERGREVREFIEDTLGSNMKKAIAVVATSDESPMLRKMAPLTAVTIAEHFRDKGENVLFIVDSVTRFAHAIREVATASGEPPIARGYPASVFTELPRLLERAGPGPEGAGTITAIISILVDGDNHNDPIADSTRGILDGHIVLQRSLAEEGRYPPIDPLASISRLARKAWTPDQEKLVSRLKVLIHRFEETRDLRLIGGYRQGADPDLDMAVKQVPIIYDVLKQSPGDRDSADAFADLAGALKAAAGMGNQGAPIQRR, encoded by the coding sequence ATGAGCACCACACTACTGTCCGAGGACGGTCTTTCCCCAAAATTGGCGCATCTGGCAGATCTCGTCGACCGATACGCATCGCCGGAGTTCGCGGTTGCCCATGGCGGTCGCGTGCAGACCATCGCCGCAGGCCACTACACGGTTCGCGGTCTCTCCCGCCATGTTCGCCTCGGTGAGTTTGTCGCCCATAAATCGGCGACCGGCGTCCATCTGGGTGAGGTCGTTCGCGTCGAGCCGGACCTGATTTATGTCTGCCCGATCGAACCAGGCGAGCCGATCGGCATCAACGATACGGTCATCCGCAAGGGCGCGTTTCGTATCTCACCGTCTGACAGCTGGTGCGGGCGCACCGTCAACTCGCTCTGCGAACCGATCGACGGGCTGGGTCCGATCACCGAGGGCCTCGATCGCCGCTCGATCGCCAATACCGCGCCGCCCTCGATGACCCGCAAGCGTGTCCAGACCGGCTTCAAGACCGGCGTACGCGCGATCGACATCTTCTCGCCGCTCTGCCTCGGGCAGCGCCTCGGCATCTTCGCCGGTTCCGGTGTCGGCAAGTCGACGCTTTTGTCCATGCTCGCCCGCGCCGACGCCTTCGACAAGGTCGTCATTGCGCTTGTCGGCGAACGCGGCCGCGAGGTGCGTGAATTCATCGAGGATACGCTCGGCAGCAATATGAAGAAGGCTATCGCCGTCGTTGCAACCAGCGATGAGAGCCCGATGCTGCGCAAGATGGCGCCGCTGACGGCCGTCACCATCGCCGAACATTTCCGCGACAAGGGCGAGAATGTTCTCTTCATCGTCGACAGCGTCACGCGTTTCGCCCATGCGATCCGCGAGGTGGCGACTGCCTCCGGCGAGCCGCCGATCGCACGCGGTTACCCGGCTTCCGTGTTCACCGAGCTGCCGCGCCTGCTGGAGCGCGCTGGTCCCGGCCCCGAGGGCGCCGGCACCATCACGGCGATCATCTCGATTCTCGTCGACGGCGACAACCACAACGACCCGATCGCTGATTCGACGCGCGGCATCCTCGACGGTCATATCGTCCTGCAACGCAGCCTCGCCGAAGAAGGGCGTTACCCACCGATCGATCCGCTAGCCTCGATTTCGCGTCTTGCCCGCAAGGCCTGGACGCCGGACCAGGAAAAGCTGGTCTCGCGGCTGAAGGTGCTGATCCATCGCTTCGAGGAAACACGCGACCTGCGCCTAATCGGCGGTTACCGCCAGGGTGCCGATCCCGATCTCGATATGGCGGTCAAGCAGGTACCGATCATTTACGACGTCCTGAAACAGTCGCCGGGCGACCGCGACTCGGCCGATGCCTTCGCCGATCTCGCCGGCGCGCTCAAAGCTGCAGCCGGTATGGGCAATCAGGGCGCACCCATTCAGAGGAGATAG
- a CDS encoding flagellar protein, giving the protein MAEFDDERIASLKQRRKTVILDRLLTFTGLALAGASAFFPWYVFFNEDKFGINVAASDNSRELPDWPARNVFSVSPLAMINKNEPDKKAPPIDPLTTATVSDLGKERNGRPIPEDQPFPGKSFFRLLHVSNGRALIEDPSGMYVVRIGSILPDESRLATLEQRDGKWVIVTSKGDTYQNN; this is encoded by the coding sequence GTGGCTGAATTCGACGACGAACGCATCGCTTCTCTGAAGCAGCGCCGGAAGACCGTCATCCTGGATCGGCTTCTGACTTTCACCGGCCTGGCGCTTGCCGGCGCTTCCGCCTTCTTTCCGTGGTATGTATTTTTCAACGAAGATAAGTTCGGCATCAACGTCGCCGCCAGCGACAATTCGCGCGAATTGCCGGATTGGCCGGCCCGCAACGTCTTCAGCGTCTCGCCGCTTGCCATGATCAACAAGAACGAGCCGGACAAAAAGGCCCCGCCGATCGATCCGCTGACGACGGCAACGGTTTCCGACCTCGGCAAGGAACGCAATGGCCGCCCCATACCCGAGGATCAGCCTTTCCCTGGCAAGTCTTTCTTCCGCCTGCTGCACGTTTCCAACGGCCGGGCGCTGATCGAGGATCCCTCGGGTATGTATGTGGTGCGCATCGGTTCGATCCTGCCCGACGAGAGCCGCCTAGCGACACTCGAGCAGCGCGACGGCAAATGGGTGATCGTTACCTCCAAGGGCGATACCTACCAGAATAATTGA
- the flgB gene encoding flagellar basal body rod protein FlgB codes for MQPIQLFDLASRQAEWLTIRQQVVAGNIANANTPKFHAKDVTPFDAVLDKSDITMTRTNPAHLSGNDFSASGDIDVKDAALDQEIGVQESGNTVGVAEELSKSGDIKRQYDLNTSLVSSFNRMMLMTVRK; via the coding sequence ATGCAACCGATCCAACTTTTCGACTTGGCTTCGCGACAGGCGGAATGGCTGACGATCCGTCAGCAGGTTGTTGCCGGCAACATCGCGAATGCCAACACCCCGAAGTTCCACGCCAAGGACGTCACGCCCTTCGACGCCGTGCTGGACAAGTCCGACATCACCATGACGCGCACCAATCCGGCCCATCTCAGCGGCAATGATTTCAGCGCCAGCGGCGATATCGACGTCAAGGACGCCGCACTCGACCAGGAAATCGGCGTCCAGGAATCAGGCAATACCGTCGGTGTGGCCGAAGAGCTCTCCAAGTCGGGCGATATCAAGCGCCAGTACGATCTGAACACCTCGCTGGTCAGTTCTTTCAACCGCATGATGTTGATGACCGTCAGGAAGTAA
- the flgC gene encoding flagellar basal body rod protein FlgC, with amino-acid sequence MDPLSAAMKIAGSGLEAQSTRLRIVSENIANARSTGDTPGADPYRRKTITFGQQMDRASGVETVDVKKVGVDEGDFSTEFDPSNPAADQKGVVKLPNVNILVEMADMREANRSYDANLQTIKQTRDLISSTIDLLKSQ; translated from the coding sequence ATGGATCCGCTTTCAGCAGCAATGAAAATCGCCGGTTCCGGGCTCGAGGCGCAGTCGACGCGCCTGCGCATCGTTTCGGAAAACATCGCTAACGCTCGCTCGACCGGCGACACGCCTGGAGCCGACCCCTATCGCCGTAAGACGATCACCTTCGGCCAGCAGATGGATCGCGCCAGCGGCGTCGAGACGGTCGATGTCAAGAAGGTCGGCGTCGACGAAGGCGACTTCAGCACCGAATTCGACCCCAGCAATCCGGCCGCGGATCAGAAGGGCGTCGTCAAACTGCCGAACGTCAACATCCTCGTCGAGATGGCCGACATGCGCGAAGCCAACCGCTCGTATGACGCCAATCTGCAGACCATCAAGCAGACCCGCGATCTCATCTCCTCCACGATCGACCTCCTGAAGAGCCAATAA
- a CDS encoding flagellar hook-basal body complex protein FliE, giving the protein MISSVQNVSNLSMTRALGAVDTENSASSSAATMPGTAGAANGMSFASVMGNMATDAVTSLKGAESMSFAGIKGTATTREVVDSMLQAEQTLQTAIAIRDKVVSAFLEVTKMQM; this is encoded by the coding sequence ATGATCAGCAGCGTCCAGAATGTCAGCAACCTTTCGATGACCCGAGCGCTTGGCGCCGTCGACACCGAAAATTCCGCCTCGTCGTCTGCCGCCACCATGCCGGGCACCGCAGGTGCGGCCAACGGCATGAGCTTTGCCTCCGTCATGGGCAACATGGCAACCGACGCGGTCACCAGCCTGAAGGGTGCGGAAAGCATGTCCTTTGCCGGCATCAAGGGCACGGCGACGACGCGTGAAGTCGTCGATTCCATGCTCCAGGCCGAGCAGACGCTGCAGACCGCGATCGCCATCCGTGACAAGGTCGTCTCGGCCTTTCTCGAAGTCACCAAGATGCAGATGTAA
- the flgG gene encoding flagellar basal-body rod protein FlgG: MRALAIAATGMDAQQTNLEVIANNIANINTTGFKRARAEFSDLLYQTERAKGVANRANQAVVPEGANIGLGVQTSAVRNLHLQGELTQTGNDLDVALIGKGFFQIQSTDGTTLYSRAGAFNKNEQGQLVTIDGYEVLPGITIPTGSTELTISRSGQVSAKLPGATTATTLGQLTLADFVNEAGLQPIGDNLFQETAASGEAVVGNPDEEGFAYMKQGYLESSNVDPVKEITELISAQRAYEMNSKVITTADEMATVVSKNLK, translated from the coding sequence ATGAGAGCGCTCGCCATCGCAGCAACGGGCATGGATGCCCAGCAGACCAATCTGGAAGTCATCGCGAACAATATCGCCAACATCAATACGACGGGTTTCAAGCGCGCTCGCGCCGAATTCTCCGATCTTCTCTACCAGACCGAACGCGCCAAGGGTGTCGCCAACCGCGCCAACCAGGCCGTCGTCCCGGAAGGCGCCAATATCGGCCTCGGCGTCCAGACCTCGGCGGTGCGCAACCTGCATCTCCAGGGCGAACTGACCCAGACCGGCAACGACCTCGACGTGGCGCTGATCGGCAAGGGCTTCTTTCAGATCCAATCGACCGACGGTACGACGCTCTACAGCCGTGCCGGCGCCTTCAACAAGAACGAGCAGGGCCAGCTCGTCACCATCGACGGCTACGAGGTCCTTCCCGGCATCACCATTCCGACGGGCTCGACCGAGCTGACGATCAGCCGCTCGGGCCAGGTTTCGGCCAAGCTGCCCGGCGCGACGACCGCGACCACGCTTGGCCAGCTGACGCTTGCCGATTTCGTCAATGAGGCCGGCCTCCAGCCGATCGGCGACAATCTCTTCCAGGAAACGGCTGCCTCCGGCGAAGCCGTCGTCGGCAATCCCGACGAGGAAGGTTTCGCCTACATGAAGCAAGGCTATCTGGAATCCTCGAACGTCGACCCGGTGAAGGAAATTACCGAGCTGATCTCGGCCCAGCGCGCTTACGAAATGAATTCCAAGGTGATCACCACCGCTGACGAAATGGCCACCGTCGTCAGCAAGAACCTGAAGTAG
- the flgA gene encoding flagellar basal body P-ring formation chaperone FlgA gives MMFCRAGHISGWVAAATIAVAGIFLPADAGAGMGYAVVPTTIIYPGDTLSASQLQEVEVTNPNLAGDFAKSISQVEGMVSKRTLLPGRTISVSGLREAYTVTRGSSIRLVFSLGAMTISAAGSPLEDGSTGQVVRARNMDSGVIVSGTVLADGTVHVRAK, from the coding sequence ATGATGTTTTGCCGGGCAGGACACATCTCAGGATGGGTGGCGGCAGCCACGATCGCAGTCGCGGGCATTTTCTTGCCCGCGGACGCGGGTGCCGGCATGGGTTATGCCGTCGTCCCGACGACGATCATCTACCCCGGCGACACACTGTCGGCCAGCCAGCTTCAGGAGGTCGAGGTCACCAACCCCAACCTCGCCGGCGATTTTGCCAAATCCATTTCCCAGGTCGAAGGCATGGTCTCCAAGCGCACGTTGCTGCCGGGCCGCACGATTTCGGTTTCGGGTCTGCGCGAAGCCTATACGGTGACCCGCGGCTCGTCGATCCGCCTGGTCTTTTCGCTTGGCGCGATGACGATCTCGGCTGCCGGCTCGCCGCTCGAAGACGGCTCGACCGGGCAGGTCGTGCGCGCACGCAATATGGATTCCGGGGTTATCGTCAGCGGCACGGTGCTTGCGGACGGCACGGTCCATGTGAGGGCAAAATGA